Genomic DNA from Candidatus Sulfurimonas marisnigri:
AAAATTTTTAATAGAGGCAGAATTTCCTTATTTAGTTGGATATGGCTTAACAGAAACTTCCCCTATGCTTGCTGCTTCTGCTTTAGGAGAAACAATTAAGCTAAAATCAACTGGAACTGTAATGGCAGGTGTTGAGTTAAAAATCAAAAATCAAAATTCTGATACTGGCGAGGGTGAAATTCTTGCATTATCTCCAAGCATTATGATGGGATATTACAAAGATGAAGAGAAGAGTAAAGAAATTATGGAGGATGGATGGCTTTTAACTGGAGATTTAGGCTACATTGATAAAGATGGCTTTTTATTTATAAGTGGGAGAAGTAAGAACGTAATCATTGGTTCTGGTGGAAAAAATATTTATCCAGAACAGATAGAGGCTGTCATAAATCAAAACGAAGCGGTTTTAGATTCTTTAGTTATGGAACAAAGATCTCAACTTATAGCTAAGATACATCTAAATTATGAGTTCTTAGATAAGAAGTTCAAAGCTTATAATACTTCTGATACTAAAGCAGCAGATGATATAGCAAATTTTTTAGAAGAGATGAGGATTGATGTAAATTCTCAAGTGTCATCTTTTTCTAGGATAATTAAATTTATTGAGCAGAGAGATCCTTTTATAAAAACACCAACTAAAAAAATAAAAAGATATATTTATGAAAATTAATATTAATGCAATAACCCTACGTAATTTCGTTAAAAAAACAATATTTGCCGTAATTTCTCTTATAATCCTTTTGTTAATTATTATAGGTGTTAGACAATCAGATTTCACTAATATCAAAAAATATGATAGTGATGATAAATCACCCAGAGAAGTAGTCTATAATCCTAATAAAATAACTTTAAATTATTACACTACAAAAGTTACTTTAAATAATGAAAACTCATTAGCAAACCTTGGTGACTTTGTATTTAATGTTGCAGGAGATAGAAAACTAATTGCAAATATTTCATTAAAGTATAAATCAAATAACACTTCTGAAAACTGGATTCAAAGTGATAATAACGCAGGAGAAGAGATTGTTAAAAAAAGTGTAGTGCTTAGAGATGCAATAATAAATACCATGATTGGAAACCATAATGCAACTGTCAATAGTAAAAAAA
This window encodes:
- a CDS encoding flagellar basal body-associated FliL family protein, with the protein product MKININAITLRNFVKKTIFAVISLIILLLIIIGVRQSDFTNIKKYDSDDKSPREVVYNPNKITLNYYTTKVTLNNENSLANLGDFVFNVAGDRKLIANISLKYKSNNTSENWIQSDNNAGEEIVKKSVVLRDAIINTMIGNHNATVNSKKMRNDLKENINKNLSSGEIEEVYFNSFILQ